Proteins encoded by one window of Halobacteriovorax sp. GB3:
- the folE2 gene encoding GTP cyclohydrolase FolE2, which produces MNVEALRETRDDIMDCEVKDQSGLNDFQKKPNQVEIAIPRVGIERFRVPLTFEHHDGHTMNHDAEASMFVYLAKHKTGANMSRFCKILQEEGGQKSVNHEFFKTVLGRYRADLRDFDDEALIEQAHLKLNFNYPVKQKSLKSENWGWQYYACEWEGIENKEGRVLMHLTIKYEYSSTCPCSLSMSKQYEEQYRNGEITEGSGIASAHSQRSVATVKVVYDVDSGFHIERLIELLRIALPTETQSLVKRIDEQAFAILNGDNPMFVEHATRRLSTVFEHEDTILDWTAKVEHLESLHSHNAVAYIHKENPKV; this is translated from the coding sequence ATGAATGTAGAAGCTTTAAGAGAAACACGTGATGATATTATGGACTGTGAGGTTAAGGATCAATCTGGTCTAAACGACTTCCAAAAGAAGCCAAACCAGGTCGAAATTGCTATTCCACGCGTTGGAATTGAGCGTTTTCGCGTTCCTCTAACTTTCGAACACCACGATGGTCACACGATGAACCACGATGCAGAAGCCTCGATGTTTGTTTACCTAGCTAAACACAAGACAGGTGCTAACATGAGCCGCTTTTGTAAAATTTTACAAGAAGAAGGTGGACAAAAAAGCGTCAACCACGAATTCTTCAAAACAGTTCTTGGAAGATACAGAGCAGACCTACGTGACTTTGACGATGAAGCACTCATTGAACAAGCACACTTAAAATTAAACTTTAACTATCCTGTTAAGCAAAAGTCACTCAAGTCAGAAAACTGGGGATGGCAATACTATGCTTGTGAATGGGAAGGTATTGAAAACAAAGAAGGTCGCGTTCTTATGCACCTTACGATCAAGTATGAATACTCTTCTACTTGTCCATGTTCTCTTTCAATGTCAAAGCAATATGAAGAGCAATACAGAAATGGAGAAATTACTGAAGGTTCAGGAATCGCTTCGGCCCACTCTCAACGTTCAGTAGCAACAGTTAAAGTTGTCTACGATGTTGATTCAGGTTTTCATATTGAAAGACTCATTGAACTTTTAAGAATTGCTCTACCAACTGAAACACAATCACTTGTTAAAAGAATTGATGAGCAAGCATTTGCAATTCTTAATGGTGATAACCCGATGTTTGTCGAGCACGCAACAAGAAGACTCTCTACAGTCTTTGAACACGAAGATACGATCCTAGATTGGACGGCCAAGGTTGAACACCTTGAATCTCTTCACAGCCACAACGCTGTTGCTTACATTCACAAAGAAAATCCGAAAGTATAA